The sequence GGGCTTGACAGGATGGGGCAGGCCCTGTGGCAGGACGGGGCAGGCCTGGTCCCTGGTCGAATCAGGATGCAGAGAGCAACTCGGGGCTCTCAACACCTCCATTTATTGCACGTACATCCTGAGTTCCTCATTGGTCCTTATGTGCCTGCTCTCATGCTGCCACCGGCTCGCCGCCCCACTCCTGGAGGCTCTGTCCACGGCTCTGGCTTAGATTCACCTGGGGGTGTGGCCCTCACAGGGCTCATTGGGACCCTGGGTTCAGTCCAGCCGCCTATTCCCCCATCTGGGCAGATAGAGGAACTCTTGCCTCCTGCTGCCCGCCAAGTCCTCCATTCAAGGCCCACCTGGGCTGGATTGCCCTGGACGGAAGAGCGCGCAGGCCACCGGCCATAGCTTGCCCCTGTGGGTCAAGTCCCCAGCGTGGTGGCCTTCGCTAGCTTGCCCTGCGGCACGGCCCGACGGAGGCGCCCTGGAGGTGCTGTTGGTCCGGTGGGCAGCGTGGGGGGCATCGCGGGCAGGGGACTTGGGCGGGCTGGGCGGCTTGAGCGCGCTGACGGCTCGGATGAGACCCATGCGCCGGCGGATTGAGTGGTCCAGGTTGACCGTGCAGCGCAGCAGGCTCTGCGCCTCGGCCACGGTGAAGGGGAAGTCGACGCCCAGGAAGCGCTCGAAGAGCTCAGGGTCGCCGTCCAGGTCGAGTACGTTCTGCAACGCCTTGGTCATAGTGTGCAGCTCGCGGCTGTTGTCGCGGAACACGTCCCAGAGGCGCGCGCGGCCCTCAGGCGCGCCCCCAGTCTGCTGCCGGTCCTCCAGGCACTGCAGCGCCCAGCTCAGGCGGCACGGCCACTGGTTGGCGAGCACCACCCACGCCACCGCCTGGCGCGGCGTGGGGCCCCCGAAGtccccctgctgctgctgctgcagcaggCGCACGGTGATGGGCACAGTGTTGACGATGCGCCGCATGGACACCACGTTGTCGGGCACGTACTCGTAGAGGCAGTCGCGCTCGTCGTGAAGGCAAAAGAGAGCCTCCTGGATGCGCCGCGCAGCCTCGGCGTCGATGCGGCTCTGCCCGCGCTCCGCCCCCGCCTGCGTCTGCGTCTGCACCGCCAGCAGCTGCGCGCTCTCGCCACTGGCGTCCCCGGGCAGCCACGGCTTGCGCGTGATCTCGCGGTACAACAGGTCGTCGCGGCTCTGCACCGCATCGTGCAGGAACTGCAGCTTGGTGCGGCGGCCCATGATGGGCACAGAGAAGGGCAGCGTGACCGTGCGGTTGAGGAAGAGGTAGCCGTTGTCGGCCGTGCCCTTCATGTTGCCTGCGCTCTCCAGGCACGCGGCCAGGATGCTGGGGTCCACGACCAGGATGAAGATGAAGGGCGCGTGGCTGTCGGACAGCAGCGTGTTGATGGCGTTGAGCAGGCCCACCACACGGTCCGGGTAGCACGTGTCCAGCCCGGTGACCTCCAGCACCACGCGCAGCCGGCGCCGCTGGTAGACCTCCAGGAAGCACAGGAAGTCGGTGAGCAGCTCCACCTCCTTCTTCACCTCGCACATGAAGCCCAGCTGGCTGCCGAACTTTTCGCGCGACACCAGCCGCTCGATCTTCTTGCGCTGGCTTACGAACAGGTGCTTGCCCACCGAGTACACGGCCATGAGCAGCCCCGAGCCCGACAGTGTGGTGGCCGCGCCGCCGAACGCCTTGAGCAGGCTGCCGTTCGGGCTGCCGTGGCCCAGTGCGTGGCCGCCCAGCGACAGGTAGAGCAGCCCCACGCCCAGGCCCAGCGCCGCcagcagccccagcagccccaggcACACGCGGCGCCGGCAGTGCCACTCGCTCTGGCAGCAGTCCTGCCTGGTGGCCGGCTTGTTGCCCAGCACCGAGTACACGCTGAAGGGCAGCGCGCCGTAGTGGTGGCGGATGCCCTCGCACAACGTGGTCACCAGGCCGGCCCACAGCTTGTCGGTGCCCTCATACTGCCAGGCGCTAAAGCGGATGAAAAGAAACTGCACGTTCCTGCGCCGCAGGTGCACCTCGGTGATGATGGGCTGCAGGAACACCAGGTACCACAGCAGCTGCGGGACGCCCCAGCCGCTGACGGCGCGCGGCCGCCACTGCACGTGCTGCAGCTCCTCCCTCTCACGCTGCGCCGCCTCCTGCTGCATCAGCGCTGCGGGAAGGGAGCCCGGGAGCCGCGTGAGCCGCACACCCGCCGGGGTGGGCGGGGTCTAGTACGGGCCGGGCGGAGCGCGCCTGGAGAGGCGAGGGGCGCCCAGCAGAGGCGAGGGACTGGAAGGGAGCCGCGGCCTCTCCTTAAAGAGTTGGAAGCCGGTGCACAAGCGGGGGAGTGGAGAGGCCTGGAGCCGGGCTTGGACCGGAAGCGGTCTGTAGGCCAGGCTGGGGGTCGGGATGGTTAGAGGTAGAGCCGGCAGAGGAGAGATGATGGGAGGGGGCAAAAAGAGACACGAGGAAGAGCCTGGGCTGGGTAAGGGGCTGGAGGCGGGTCGAGGTGTGGAGGGCACTGGGAAGGTTCTGAGAGTGGACCAGGGGAGAAGTGGTCGGTGtaagggatgaatgaatgagatgcTGAGGACGAGCTATGCTAGGCAGCAGGATACAGCCTTGGTCTTATCTTCCAGACTTACTGCTCCTCctgcaggaagccctccctgatccCAGGCTGGGTTGAAGGCCCTCAGCCATTCCCACTCTGGGTCATCACTATCTGAAAACAAGTCTCTCTCCCTGCTGGACTGTGAGCAAGAAGGGCAGGGTCCTGCCTGTCTTGGTCACCACTGTGTCCCCTGGGCACCAGAAGGTGCTTGCGGAATGCCTGAACAATGGATCATGAGAAATCTGAGGTCACGGAGTGAATGAGCAGGAATGTCTATGGCCCCCAGCAGGAGTAGGGACTCTCTGTTCCTTATATCCCCATCTTTTCTCTTCCCGGGACCCTGTGACAACATGGGGCAGGACAGTGAGTGCTCAGTGGACAGTCAGTACAGGAACGAAAGGCTGTTGGGCCTGCACCAGGGCTGGGCACAAGGAGGAGGAACATCAGTCCCAGCCCCTCTCGCCGCACATGGGGCTGAGGTCTGAGCTCCAGCAGGGCTTGATCCACATCAAAGCTGCtggggaggccgggcacggtgactcatgcctgtgatctcagcactttttgggaggctgaggtgggcagatcacatgaggtcaggagttcaagaccagcatggccaatacagtgaaaccccatcactactaaaaatataaaaattagccaggcttggtggcggacacctgtagtcccagctactcgggaggctgaggcaggagaatcgcttgaacccgggaggtggaggctgcactgagccaagattataccactgcactccagcctgggcgacagagtgagacgtgtaatcccagcactttgggaggctgagatgggtagatcacgaggccaagagatcgagaccatctggccaacatggtaaaaccctgtctctactaaaaatacaaaaaattagccgggcgtggtggtgtgtgcctgtaatcccagctacttgagaggctgaggcaggaaagtcgcttgaacccgggaggtggaggttgtggtgagccaagatcgcaccattgtactccagcctggcgacagagcaagattctgtcaaaaaaaaaaaaaaaaaaaaatagctgctgGGGAACCTGGCAGGTTCCGTTCATGTCTTCAATTATCATCTATATGTCAGGTGCCTTGTGACCACCAAGCCCTAAGAGGTGGGTCTGGGTAGCACAGAGGCCAGTAGGGGCTTGGCAGGAGCCTGCAGCCTCAATAAAGAGCCTGGGCTTTCTGCCTTGGGTACTGGGGAGCATGGAAGGCACAAGCACGGGAAGGACAGGGCCAGATCTGTCCTTCAGAGAGTCCTTGGAGTGGATCTGGTGGCGGAAGCAGGGAAGGGTACAACTTTGGGGCAGCCAGGAGGCCAGAGAAGCAAGAGCTCAGGGTAGAGGTGTGGGCTTGCGGGGGGCCTGGACTGGGGCAGGCTGACTGCAGGAGGTGGGGGATCTGGGGGAAGCCTGGAGCTGGGCGGGGACCAGAGGCCCTGTTTCTCATCCtccctgaaacacacacacacacagctcctcACCCGTGATCTTGTCCAGCATCATGTGCAGGCGGCAGCCGAAAGGGGCGTAGAAACCCACAGTCACAGGGACCGGCACATGGCAGAGTGTCTTGGCCAGGCAGCTGCAGTAGACGTCATCCTCTGTCAGGATGTCtggtggttgggggtggggacacTGAGTCAGGGCCGCTGGCCAGGCACCACCCTCCTCCCATCTGCCCTCCATGGCCCCCACTGTCAGCCCCTCCCTGGCACCCTGTGCCAAGGGGACTCAGGTCAAACCCTACAGTGGAGGTTTCCATGGCCATCAGTGGCCCCCACCTCCAGGGCGAGCTGTGCCCCTTTGGGTCCCaccaggctgaggctgggaggctggaaTCCCCCCAGCCACacaccagaggctgaggctgcggGAAGTAAGCTTTTCTGGCCCCAGGTCACCAGGCTTGCTTGGTCACTAAGCCTGTGATTCCCCCAGGAAAATCCCAAAGGCCTTTCTTTGGGATACGAGGCCCTCGGATGCTGAGACACCACTTTCCACCATCAGCAGCACTCCAGGCCACTCCTGCCTGTTCTGCTGGGCCGGCCAGAGCATGGAGAGGCCCTGGACCGCAGGCTCCTCCCACCTTCCTGTCCATCATGCCAGCAAGTCACTAATCCCACCTGAGCCCAGGCTTCAGGGAGAGATGACCAGACTGGAGCTCCAGTCCCGGCCCCACCGCTTTTCTCTGCAGACCCCAGGGAGAGCCACCTCTGAGAGGCTCAGTTCCCTCTGAAGAGTGGGGCAGCAGAGACACTGGGGAGCAGGAATGCCAAAGGGACTGGCCAGCGCTGGGCCCTTGGTCAATGTCATGGTCTCCAGTGGCCATTTATGGCCCTGGCCACCAGGCACTGGCACTACAGCATCCACTCTGCAGAGGACACCCTGTCCCCAACTGAGGGTTGCTTCTCAGACCTGGAAATGGGGTATCAAAAAGGCAGGGTTCAGTCTTGCGGGGGCACGTGGGGCCAGCCTTGTGATGCACAGTGCGGGTAACACAGCCACTTTCAGAGAGGCCTGATGGGCTGCAGGAAATGGGCCACGCCTAGCGGCAAAGCCAGGTGGCCAGGAAGCAGGCTCAGGAGTAGGTCTACTGAGGTGTGGGCCAGGTGGGTCTAATTCCAGCTCTGCCAGATCACTGGGTGGCTCCACCTCATCCACCCTCTATTTCCCTGTGTGTGAAATAGACATCATAGCCCCGAGGCTCTGGTGACAGGGCTGTGCCCGACCTAGAGTCCTGCTGAGTCCCTGTTGCTCTACTTTCAATCCAGACCTAGAAACCCAGCCGTGTCCCCACCTCTGCTGCTACCGCCCTGGCCAGGCTGCCAGCACCTCTCGCCTGGATTCTTGCAATCTCCTGCTCCCTGGGCCACCTGCTTCCGTCCTCCTCCCACAGCCCATTCTCCTGGAGATCCTGTCAGCTCATGTCCATCCTCGGCTCCAAAGCCTCCTGTGGCTCCTGCCTCCTTTAGGGCAAAAGCCGACGTGCTGGCTTCTTGCTGGCCCGGGAACACACCTCCCCAGGGCCTCTGCTCTAACACTGCCTTAATGAGGCCCAGCCTGACGACCCTATTTAATCTGGAAACCCTGACATCCCCCATCTCCcctccctgctttatttttccctagTGTGGTTGTTACTGAGTGGCATACttttagaggcaaggtcttgctctgtcacccaggctggaagtgcagtggcacaattataggtCATTGCGCctcgaactctggggctcaagggatcctgctgcttcagcctccctcccatatggctgggaccacaagcgtgcaccaccatgctgggctaatttttattttaccttttgtaGATACAGGGCCTAACtacgctgcccaggctggtctgaactcctggcctcaagcgatcctcctgcctcagccttccaaactactgggattacaggcatgagccagtgcgcccagccacacttgtttttttttgttttttttttttttttttgagacagtctcactctgttgcccaggctggagtgcagtggtgtgatctcggctcattgcaacctccacctcccaggttcaaatgattcttatgcctcagcctcctgagtaactgggattataggtgctggccaccatgcctggctaatttttgtacttttagtagagatggggttgcaccatgttggccaggctggtctcaaacccctgacctcaagtgatccaccagcttcggcctcccaaagtgctgggattacaggcgtgggccactgcacccagcctcccagCCACACTTTTAAATTTCCTTGTTTCCTGTACCTGCCCCTGGCTGCAATACATGACGACAGAGATGTCTGTTGATCCTGCTCCCCACTGTGCCCccagaacagggcctggcacgcTCATGGAGtgaatgaaggagggagggagcaagcAAGTGGGTCCTCCCATTGCTGACCTTTGCTCTCCGTTCCCCAGGCCACTCCCTAGCTCTGTCTCCCCCATGCCAGAGCCGGCCAACAACTCAGGGCTCACCCTCCCTGCCCCATGTACCCTGTAGCTTGCTGGGCCAGAGGAAGGGGCTGAGAAGAGACCAGAGAACAGCCAGGGTGTTGGCagagggaaagggggaaggagagggaggactTCACTGCCTGGCCCAGGATGGCGGCACCGGGGCAGGCCTGGCCTGGAAGCCTTGGACCCCAACAGGCAAAGCAGAGGCAGCCAGCCTGAGCCCCGGTGCCAGGGACGCACCCCTCCTGGATAGGGACCAGGGTGTGGATGAAGAGGTCAGGCGCAAGATGCTAGGCAGGGAGCAAGGGGAGCAGGCGGGAAGTGAGGCGGCAGGAGCGGGGACAGAGCCCCCGAGAAGGCCAGGGTGAGCACCGGGGCTGTAGGTGAAGGAGCCACAGGCCGCTGGGGCGGGCAGAGGCCGGGCATCAGTGGGCTCGCTGGGCTCCAGGAAGATGCCAGCCGCGGAGGATAGGGCTGGGCCACTGCTGGCCATGGCCGGTGCCGTGGTGGGTAAGGGGGGCGCCTGAAGGGCGCCGGCTGGTTCCCTGGGGACGGTGGAGGTTGCAGGCAGCCCCTTCTGGGCTTCGTGAATGGGGCAGAGCCGCTGCCGAagggggctgggaggtgggggctggggctggggctgccgCTGCTGTTGCAGGACGGAGGCCGGGAGGCCCCGGCGCCAGCCACTGCCACCCACTCGGTGGCTGTGGTAGGCCAGCTGCCAGTGTGACTGGGGGGAAGGTCGACAGGGCCCGTGGGCTCGGAGGGCTGCTGAGTCCTGGCGCCACTGATGACAGCAtcctggaaggaaggaagtgggggTGACTGGGCCTGTGTCCCCAACCTCCGGGGGCACCGGCACAAGCCAGATCAAGTCTTCAGGTAGAACCTGGGGGCCGGAGTGTTCTTGGGAGCCCCAGAAACCCCTCAAAAAGTCAGATCGTATGCGGGGGAGGTATGGGCAGGGGAGGGACCCAGGGTCTGTGCTGTCCCACAGCGGGGGAGCGGGGAAGGCGCAGGGCCTGGACTTCAGCTGGGGGCAGAGAGAGGACGCCTGAGGCTGGGGCTTCAGTGGAGGCTGGTGCCGGCCACAGCAGATTCCTGGATTCCTGGGGGGTGCCCTGAGTGCAGGGGTCAGGGAAACTGAGGATCCATTGGGAGCTGGCCCTGGCTGGCCCAGGGAGGCCGGAGTGATGGGTGGTTGTGTGGAGAGGGGTAGGCCAGGGATTTGGATGGGGGGTGGACCTTGTCCCCAGCTCGGGCCAGGGTGGCAGGAAGGGTGGTGACCTGGGAAGCTCCGGCCCTCACCCTGGCCCTGAGGAGGCTGAATCAGCCCCCATGGGAGGGCACTGCCCTCTGCCCCCACTAAACAAGAGCCCCGTGGTCGCCACCAGAAACTGGGCCCAGCCTCATTCAGACATGTTCACTGTGTGGGGCTCCCTCTCCTACCCCTTACTCCCAGCACACTGTTCCCCTCCAGGCTGGGGGCCGTCCACACAGGCCTGGGGGTTTGGAGAGGGGAAAGGGCAGGCCAGGTGGCCCCGGCTTCCATCTCCAGCCCAGGCTCCTATCTTCAGGCCCCCCGGCCCTGTGGTCCTAGTCCTGGGTCCTGGCCCTGCTGCTATGCAGATGCCTCTTGGGGGAGTGCAGGTGACTTTTCTCTCCTGAGGACGCGGCTCCCCTTCTGTTCCTTCATTCACTCTGGCTCCCCCACAGGCCTCTGCTGGCCATCACCCACCCCCAAACTGAACCCGTACCTTTTTGGTGCCCCAACTCTGGGTCCCAGAAGTAGTGCCCGTTGGGGCTCTGGGCGTCCTTGGCAAAGTGGACTTTGTAATGCTTGTGCATGGCAGCCGGGCAGCCGGGCAGCTGGGTACCTCTtcctggggcaggagggggcGCACAGGCTCAGCGTAGCCTCTGGGTCATGAACAGCACAGAGCTAAGGTCAGGGGCcgggccctgccctgcccaagAGCTCGGACAGGGGAGAGGCCAAGTCCCATATGCTGGGTTCCTAAGTCACTTGGGAGGAGGGGGCAGAGGTGGCCTTCAGGGTACAGTGAGGGGCAGGATGAAGAGGGATGGCCAGAGGAGGGAACGGAGAACTGCTGGGGGTGGCTAGGGGCTAATTTGAGGTTGCGTGTCGGGAAGCCTCTGGTAGTTTCTAAGAGGCTAGGACATTGGGGAGTGCTGAGCAGATGTGGGCTGGGGAAATAGGGGGTCCGGTGTGGTGGCTGAGTGACAAAAGCGGTCATTAAGGTGTGGGGTGCTGTGGGAGGCTGGCACGCTTTGGAAGGACATGGAGCTAGTGAGCTGAGCTGGGGAGCAGCTGAGAAGCAGGGTGAAAGTCAGAGCTGAGTACCTGTGGGGATTGAATGATACGATGGAGGGGGAATTGTGAGGGAGCAATGAAATCACGGTGGTCCAATTTGGGGAGAGGCTCAGCAAACAAGATGAGTGTACCGCGTTTCAAACGTGAAGAGCCGAAAGCAGGATGGGGAAGGATGCTGTGTAGGGGACAGGGATGGGGAAAGGCTGAGGGGCAGAGGAAACTGGGGTGCTGACGGTTGGGAGCCTGTccaccactccccacccccagtccCGGGTCCACTCGTACCTGACGGCGGCCTCACGGCCCCAGCTGCCTGCCCTGCGAACTGCTGCCGCGCCAGCCTGGACTGTCAGCACAGGCCCATCCTGATGGAGGCCCCAGCCCAGCGCCCGCCCGACCGGTTTGCCCGCCTGTCCCCGCCCCTTCCCCAGCGCCTGCCTGTCCCAGTGCTCTCTGCTCTTGAGGACTGGACTCAGTCTTGTGTCCCCGGCCCTGGTAAGGAATGGAGATGCATCCCACAGCGCTGCCTAAGTCTCCTCAAGACAGCCACGGGCCCGGGCACTTCTgctggtggtggggggggggtggaCAAGGAGCTGGGATGCCAGCTCTTCCGTGgcccagctatgtgaccttgggcaggtgactTCACTCTCCGAGCCTCGGCTTCCTCATTGCTGAGTGGGCACCTGCCTCTCATGGTTGCCGCGAGGGAGGCACGGGGTGGGAGTCCCCTCAGTCCAGGGCCTGGCGCGCCTGACTCGGGGCTATGCTGACCCATTCACCTGGTGCTGCTCTAAATGGACGTCCATAGGACGAAGGCAACAGCACACACATCAAGGCTGGCTGCACCCTAGCTCCATCTTCCTCTCCACCACCCAGGGGGCCAGGTGTGATGCCCgcttcacagatgaggacactgaggcccagagaagtgaagtCCTCTGCCCCAGGGCAACAGAGGCAGAGCAGGGATTTGAAAGCAGACAGTGATTGCTACTCCCAGGCTTGCCAAGGCTCTGTCTCCTGCCTTCGAGGGCCAGCACTCAGTGACTGTCTCCCCACAGATGCCCTCTGAGGGGTGAAGGCTGGggagaggctgggcaggagacGCCCTGGAGGCCCCTCAGCCCTCTGGGGCCCTGGCTCCCTGTGGCTGCTGGCGTGACGGGGTC comes from Macaca fascicularis isolate 582-1 chromosome 19, T2T-MFA8v1.1 and encodes:
- the NKPD1 gene encoding NTPase KAP family P-loop domain-containing protein 1 isoform X1, with protein sequence MHKHYKVHFAKDAQSPNGHYFWDPELGHQKGCCHQWRQDSAALRAHGPCRPSPQSHWQLAYHSHRVGGSGWRRGLPASVLQQQRQPQPQPPPPSPLRQRLCPIHEAQKGLPATSTVPREPAGALQAPPLPTTAPAMASSGPALSSAAGIFLEPSEPTDARPLPAPAACGSFTYSPDILTEDDVYCSCLAKTLCHVPVPVTVGFYAPFGCRLHMMLDKITALMQQEAAQREREELQHVQWRPRAVSGWGVPQLLWYLVFLQPIITEVHLRRRNVQFLFIRFSAWQYEGTDKLWAGLVTTLCEGIRHHYGALPFSVYSVLGNKPATRQDCCQSEWHCRRRVCLGLLGLLAALGLGVGLLYLSLGGHALGHGSPNGSLLKAFGGAATTLSGSGLLMAVYSVGKHLFVSQRKKIERLVSREKFGSQLGFMCEVKKEVELLTDFLCFLEVYQRRRLRVVLEVTGLDTCYPDRVVGLLNAINTLLSDSHAPFIFILVVDPSILAACLESAGNMKGTADNGYLFLNRTVTLPFSVPIMGRRTKLQFLHDAVQSRDDLLYREITRKPWLPGDASGESAQLLAVQTQTQAGAERGQSRIDAEAARRIQEALFCLHDERDCLYEYVPDNVVSMRRIVNTVPITVRLLQQQQQGDFGGPTPRQAVAWVVLANQWPCRLSWALQCLEDRQQTGGAPEGRARLWDVFRDNSRELHTMTKALQNVLDLDGDPELFERFLGVDFPFTVAEAQSLLRCTVNLDHSIRRRMGLIRAVSALKPPSPPKSPARDAPHAAHRTNSTSRAPPSGRAAGQASEGHHAGDLTHRGKLWPVACALFRPGQSSPGGP
- the NKPD1 gene encoding NTPase KAP family P-loop domain-containing protein 1 isoform X2, whose translation is MHKHYKVHFAKDAQSPNGHYFWDPELGHQKDILTEDDVYCSCLAKTLCHVPVPVTVGFYAPFGCRLHMMLDKITALMQQEAAQREREELQHVQWRPRAVSGWGVPQLLWYLVFLQPIITEVHLRRRNVQFLFIRFSAWQYEGTDKLWAGLVTTLCEGIRHHYGALPFSVYSVLGNKPATRQDCCQSEWHCRRRVCLGLLGLLAALGLGVGLLYLSLGGHALGHGSPNGSLLKAFGGAATTLSGSGLLMAVYSVGKHLFVSQRKKIERLVSREKFGSQLGFMCEVKKEVELLTDFLCFLEVYQRRRLRVVLEVTGLDTCYPDRVVGLLNAINTLLSDSHAPFIFILVVDPSILAACLESAGNMKGTADNGYLFLNRTVTLPFSVPIMGRRTKLQFLHDAVQSRDDLLYREITRKPWLPGDASGESAQLLAVQTQTQAGAERGQSRIDAEAARRIQEALFCLHDERDCLYEYVPDNVVSMRRIVNTVPITVRLLQQQQQGDFGGPTPRQAVAWVVLANQWPCRLSWALQCLEDRQQTGGAPEGRARLWDVFRDNSRELHTMTKALQNVLDLDGDPELFERFLGVDFPFTVAEAQSLLRCTVNLDHSIRRRMGLIRAVSALKPPSPPKSPARDAPHAAHRTNSTSRAPPSGRAAGQASEGHHAGDLTHRGKLWPVACALFRPGQSSPGGP